One segment of Mycolicibacterium sp. YH-1 DNA contains the following:
- a CDS encoding acyl-CoA dehydrogenase family protein: MDFSPDEGQQAVTDVVASALGRDNSWNALVDGGVIAFGVPERLGGDGLGLPEITSALTEIGRHGTVSPALATLGLGLLPLLDLASEEQQDRFLAGVAKGGVLSAALNEPGASLPERPATVLADGKLSGTKIGVPFAALADWLVVTTDSGVVVVSAKADGVTLTQSPTSNGSDEYSVTFAGVAVPDTDVLVGAQVHRVNQLALAAIGAFAAGLVAGALRLTADYVATREQFGKPLSTFQTVAAQLAEVYIASRTISLAATSVVWRLSEGRDAEEDLDVLGYWLASQAPPVMQICHHLHGGMGMDITYPMDRYYSTIKDLTRLLGGPSLRLNLLAASNLVGA; encoded by the coding sequence GTGGACTTCAGTCCAGACGAAGGTCAGCAGGCCGTTACCGACGTGGTGGCCTCAGCGCTCGGCCGTGACAACAGCTGGAATGCGCTCGTCGATGGCGGTGTCATCGCGTTCGGTGTTCCCGAGCGGCTCGGTGGCGACGGGCTCGGCCTGCCGGAGATCACCTCGGCGCTCACCGAGATCGGCAGACACGGAACCGTCAGTCCAGCACTGGCGACCCTCGGCCTCGGCCTTCTGCCGCTGCTCGATCTGGCCTCCGAGGAACAGCAGGACCGCTTCCTGGCCGGCGTGGCCAAGGGCGGCGTGCTCTCGGCGGCGCTCAACGAGCCGGGCGCGTCACTGCCGGAACGGCCGGCGACTGTCCTGGCCGACGGCAAGCTGTCGGGCACCAAGATCGGCGTCCCCTTTGCAGCACTTGCAGATTGGCTCGTCGTCACGACCGACAGCGGTGTCGTCGTCGTGTCGGCCAAGGCCGACGGCGTGACGCTCACCCAGTCTCCGACGTCCAACGGATCCGATGAGTACTCGGTGACGTTCGCCGGGGTGGCCGTGCCCGATACCGACGTGCTGGTCGGCGCGCAGGTGCACCGTGTGAACCAGCTCGCGCTGGCCGCTATCGGTGCGTTCGCGGCGGGCCTCGTCGCGGGTGCGCTGCGGCTGACCGCAGACTATGTCGCCACCCGCGAGCAGTTCGGCAAGCCGTTGTCGACGTTCCAGACCGTCGCCGCTCAGCTGGCCGAGGTCTACATCGCATCGCGCACGATCTCGCTGGCCGCGACATCGGTGGTGTGGCGTCTGTCGGAGGGGCGTGACGCCGAGGAGGACCTCGACGTGCTGGGTTACTGGCTGGCGTCGCAGGCACCGCCCGTCATGCAGATCTGTCATCACCTGCACGGCGGCATGGGTATGGACATCACCTACCCGATGGACCGCTACTACTCCACGATCAAGGATCTGACCCGACTGTTGGGCGGTCCCTCGCTTCGTCTGAACCTTCTTGCGGCCTCCAATCTGGTGGGAGCGTAA
- the fadE29 gene encoding acyl-CoA dehydrogenase FadE29: MHIELTPEQRQLQAELRQYFSTLISPEEHQAMESDRHNEAYRAVIKRMGSDGKLGVGWPKEFGGLGLGPVEQSIFVNEAARADVPLPAVTLQTVGPTLQVYGSEMQKKKFLPAILAGEVHFAIGYTEPEAGTDLASLRTTAIRHGDEYIVNGQKVFTTGAHDADYIWLACRTDPDAVKHKGISILIVDTRDPGYSWTPMILSDGAHHTNATYYNDVRVPADMVVGEVNAGWRLITTQLNHERVMLGPAGKVASIYDRVHAWASKPGGNGVTPIDNDDVLRLLGEIKAIWRINELLNWQVAAGGETIEVADAAATKVFGTERIQKVGRLAEEIVGAYGNPAEPETAELLKWLDSQTKRNLVITFGGGVNEVMREMIAASGLKVPRVPR; this comes from the coding sequence ATGCACATCGAACTGACTCCGGAGCAGCGTCAGCTGCAAGCCGAACTGCGACAGTACTTCTCGACTCTCATCTCGCCCGAAGAGCATCAGGCGATGGAGTCCGACCGGCACAACGAGGCCTACCGTGCCGTCATCAAGCGGATGGGATCCGACGGCAAGCTCGGCGTGGGCTGGCCCAAGGAGTTCGGTGGGCTGGGGCTGGGGCCGGTCGAGCAGTCCATCTTCGTCAACGAGGCCGCGCGCGCTGATGTACCGCTGCCCGCGGTGACGCTGCAGACCGTCGGCCCCACGCTGCAGGTGTACGGCAGCGAGATGCAGAAGAAGAAGTTCCTACCCGCGATCCTGGCCGGCGAGGTGCACTTCGCGATCGGCTACACCGAGCCCGAGGCGGGCACCGACCTGGCGTCGCTGCGCACCACCGCGATCCGCCATGGCGACGAGTACATCGTCAACGGCCAGAAGGTCTTCACCACGGGTGCGCACGACGCCGATTACATCTGGCTGGCGTGCCGCACCGACCCGGATGCCGTGAAGCACAAGGGCATCTCGATCCTCATCGTCGACACGAGGGATCCGGGCTACTCGTGGACACCGATGATCCTGTCCGACGGTGCCCACCACACCAACGCGACGTACTACAACGACGTCCGGGTGCCCGCTGACATGGTCGTCGGCGAGGTGAACGCGGGCTGGCGCCTGATCACCACGCAGCTCAACCACGAGCGCGTCATGCTCGGCCCCGCAGGCAAGGTGGCGTCGATCTATGACCGGGTGCACGCATGGGCTTCCAAGCCCGGCGGCAACGGCGTGACGCCCATCGACAATGACGACGTGCTGCGCCTGCTTGGCGAGATCAAGGCCATCTGGCGGATCAACGAGCTGCTCAACTGGCAGGTCGCCGCGGGCGGCGAGACCATTGAGGTCGCCGACGCCGCGGCCACCAAGGTGTTCGGCACCGAACGCATCCAGAAGGTGGGCCGGCTGGCGGAGGAGATCGTCGGTGCATACGGCAACCCCGCCGAGCCCGAGACCGCAGAACTGCTCAAATGGCTTGACTCACAGACGAAGCGCAACCTGGTCATCACCTTCGGTGGCGGTGTGAACGAGGTGATGCGGGAGATGATCGCCGCATCGGGCCTCAAGGTTCCGAGGGTTCCCCGATGA
- a CDS encoding SDR family oxidoreductase yields MTDGAGINLRLDGRVVLVTGGVRGVGAGISAVFADQGATVVTCARRPVEGSPYEFHSCDVRDDDSVRALIDAIVGKHGRLDVVVNNAGGSPYVLAADASAKFNSKIIELNLLGPLSVSQHANAVMQNQDSGGTIVNVSSVSGGRPTPGTAAYGAAKAGVDNLTKTLAVEWAPRVRVNSVVVGMVETEQSELFYGDADSIAAISRNVPLGRLAKPTDVGWATAFLASDAASYISGASLEVHGGGEPPHYLSTTTADIK; encoded by the coding sequence GTGACCGACGGGGCTGGAATCAATCTGCGACTGGATGGCCGGGTAGTTCTGGTGACCGGCGGCGTACGAGGGGTCGGCGCCGGTATCAGTGCCGTGTTCGCCGATCAGGGGGCGACCGTCGTGACGTGTGCCCGACGTCCTGTCGAGGGTTCGCCCTATGAGTTCCACTCCTGCGACGTCCGTGACGACGACTCGGTGAGGGCGCTCATCGACGCCATCGTCGGTAAGCACGGCCGCCTCGACGTCGTCGTCAACAACGCGGGCGGATCGCCCTACGTCCTGGCCGCCGACGCGTCGGCCAAGTTCAACAGCAAGATCATCGAACTCAACCTCCTTGGCCCGCTGTCGGTCTCGCAGCATGCGAACGCGGTCATGCAGAACCAGGACAGCGGCGGGACAATCGTCAACGTCTCCAGCGTCAGCGGAGGTCGGCCAACCCCGGGCACCGCCGCCTACGGTGCGGCCAAGGCGGGCGTGGACAACCTGACCAAGACGCTAGCCGTGGAGTGGGCGCCGAGGGTTCGGGTGAACTCCGTCGTCGTGGGGATGGTCGAGACCGAGCAGTCCGAACTCTTCTACGGCGATGCCGACTCGATCGCGGCGATCTCACGCAACGTCCCGCTTGGCCGGTTGGCCAAGCCGACTGACGTCGGCTGGGCGACCGCATTTCTGGCCTCTGACGCCGCGTCCTACATCAGCGGCGCATCGCTCGAGGTGCATGGCGGTGGCGAGCCGCCGCACTACCTGTCCACCACCACTGCTGACATCAAATAG
- the ipdA gene encoding cholesterol ring-cleaving hydrolase subunit IpdA — protein sequence MADKRTTLDEAVSSIESGMTIGIGGWGSRRKPMAFVRALLRTDVTDLTVVTYGGPDLGLLCSAGKVKRAYYGFVSLDSPPFYDPWFAKVRTTGAIEAREMDEGMVRCGLQAAAQRLPFLPIRAGLGSDVRAFWGDELKTVKSPYETDGGFEELIAMPALNLDAAFVHMNLGDAQGNAAYTGIDPYFDDLYLMAAQRRFLSVERVVSTEELIKSVPPQALLINRMMVDSVVEAPGGAHFTTAEPDYKRDEKFQRHYAEAAGSDETWQEFVATYLSGSEADYQAAVRKFAEEQAAAKEASK from the coding sequence ATGGCAGACAAACGGACCACTTTGGACGAGGCCGTCTCGTCCATTGAGAGCGGTATGACCATCGGCATCGGTGGCTGGGGATCGCGGCGCAAGCCGATGGCCTTCGTGCGGGCCCTGTTGCGCACCGACGTCACCGATCTGACCGTCGTGACCTACGGCGGTCCCGATCTCGGGCTGCTGTGTTCGGCAGGCAAGGTCAAGCGCGCCTACTACGGCTTCGTCTCGCTGGACTCGCCGCCGTTCTACGACCCCTGGTTCGCCAAGGTCCGCACCACCGGTGCGATCGAGGCCCGCGAGATGGACGAGGGCATGGTGCGGTGCGGACTGCAGGCCGCGGCACAGCGCCTGCCGTTCCTGCCGATCCGCGCCGGACTCGGCAGCGACGTCCGAGCGTTCTGGGGCGACGAGCTGAAGACGGTGAAGTCTCCCTATGAGACTGACGGTGGCTTCGAGGAACTGATCGCAATGCCTGCGCTGAACCTCGATGCGGCGTTCGTGCACATGAACCTCGGTGACGCACAGGGCAATGCGGCCTACACCGGGATCGACCCGTACTTCGACGACCTGTACCTGATGGCCGCGCAACGTCGCTTCCTGAGCGTGGAGCGCGTCGTGTCCACCGAGGAACTCATCAAGTCGGTGCCGCCGCAGGCACTCCTGATCAACCGGATGATGGTCGACTCTGTGGTCGAGGCACCCGGTGGAGCCCACTTCACCACCGCCGAACCCGATTACAAGCGTGACGAGAAGTTCCAACGCCACTACGCCGAAGCCGCGGGCTCCGACGAGACCTGGCAGGAGTTTGTCGCCACATACCTGTCCGGCAGCGAGGCTGACTACCAGGCCGCTGTCCGCAAGTTCGCCGAAGAGCAAGCCGCCGCAAAGGAGGCGTCCAAGTGA
- a CDS encoding cytochrome P450, producing the protein MAPPMIPADFDFLDANLNLERLPVAELAELRKSEPVHWVDVPGGTGGFGDKGYWLVTKHADVKDVSKRSDVFGSSPDGAIPVWPKEMTRDAIDLQRAVMLNMDAPQHTRLRKIISRGFTPRAVGRLEAELAERAQKIAETAAAAGSGDFVEQVSCELPLQAIAGLLGVPQEDRDKLFRWSNEMTAGEDPEYADVDPAMSSFELITYAMKMAEERAKNPTEDIVTQLIEADIDGEKLSDDEFGFFVIMLAVAGNETTRNSITHGMIAFSQNPDQWELYKKERPGTTADEIIRWATPVSAFQRTALEDAELSGVQIKKGERVVLSYRSANFDEDVFDDPHSFNILRDPNPQVGFGGTGAHYCVGANLARMTINLIFNAIADHMPDLKPIGEPERLKSGWLNGIKHWQVDYTGAKA; encoded by the coding sequence ATGGCACCCCCCATGATTCCGGCAGACTTCGACTTCCTCGACGCGAATCTGAACCTCGAGCGCCTTCCGGTCGCTGAACTCGCCGAGTTGCGCAAGTCAGAGCCAGTGCACTGGGTCGACGTGCCGGGTGGAACCGGCGGATTCGGGGACAAGGGCTACTGGCTGGTCACCAAGCACGCCGACGTCAAGGACGTGTCCAAGCGCAGCGACGTCTTCGGCAGCTCACCCGACGGAGCCATCCCGGTCTGGCCGAAGGAGATGACGCGCGACGCCATCGACCTGCAGCGGGCCGTCATGCTGAACATGGACGCGCCGCAGCACACCCGTCTGCGCAAGATCATCTCGCGCGGTTTCACGCCGCGCGCCGTTGGGCGGCTGGAGGCCGAACTCGCCGAGCGTGCCCAGAAGATCGCCGAGACCGCGGCGGCCGCGGGCTCCGGCGACTTCGTCGAGCAGGTCTCCTGCGAGCTGCCGCTGCAGGCCATCGCCGGTCTGCTGGGCGTGCCGCAGGAGGACCGCGACAAGCTGTTCCGCTGGTCCAACGAGATGACCGCCGGTGAGGACCCGGAGTACGCCGATGTCGACCCGGCGATGTCGTCGTTCGAACTCATCACCTACGCGATGAAGATGGCCGAGGAGCGCGCCAAGAATCCCACCGAGGACATCGTCACGCAGCTGATCGAGGCCGATATCGACGGCGAGAAGCTGTCGGACGACGAGTTCGGCTTCTTCGTCATCATGCTCGCGGTGGCGGGTAACGAGACCACGCGCAACTCGATCACCCACGGCATGATCGCGTTCTCGCAGAACCCCGATCAGTGGGAGCTATACAAGAAGGAGCGCCCGGGCACCACGGCCGACGAGATCATTCGCTGGGCCACACCGGTGTCGGCGTTCCAGCGCACCGCGCTCGAGGATGCCGAGCTCTCGGGTGTGCAGATCAAGAAGGGCGAGCGGGTGGTGCTGTCGTACCGCTCGGCGAACTTCGACGAAGACGTCTTCGACGATCCGCACAGCTTCAACATCCTGCGCGACCCGAACCCGCAGGTCGGTTTCGGCGGCACCGGCGCGCACTACTGCGTCGGGGCGAACCTGGCGCGGATGACCATCAACCTCATCTTCAATGCGATCGCCGATCACATGCCGGATCTCAAGCCGATCGGTGAGCCCGAGCGGCTGAAGTCGGGCTGGCTCAACGGCATCAAGCACTGGCAGGTCGACTACACAGGCGCCAAGGCGTAG
- a CDS encoding nitroreductase family deazaflavin-dependent oxidoreductase has product MGRISDWIRNSTLLALLLKYFTRAHIAVYRRTNGRLGAKLLWFPAALLTTTGRKSGLPRTTATLYLRDGARVVLPASFGGRDGSPMWYRNLKTNPEVRVQVRDEHLTMTARDATDEERRRYWPVLIKMYPPYKNYRDAADRVIPLVVCEP; this is encoded by the coding sequence ATGGGCCGTATCTCGGATTGGATCCGGAACTCGACGCTGCTGGCGCTGCTGCTGAAGTACTTCACGCGCGCGCACATCGCGGTGTACCGGCGCACCAATGGCAGGCTGGGCGCGAAACTCCTGTGGTTCCCAGCCGCACTGCTCACCACGACCGGCCGTAAGTCGGGTCTGCCGAGAACCACCGCGACGCTCTATCTGCGCGACGGCGCCAGGGTGGTGCTACCCGCATCCTTCGGTGGCCGCGACGGCAGCCCCATGTGGTACCGCAACCTGAAGACCAATCCCGAAGTGCGCGTGCAGGTTCGCGACGAGCATCTGACGATGACGGCCCGCGACGCGACAGACGAGGAACGCAGGCGGTACTGGCCGGTGCTGATCAAGATGTATCCGCCGTACAAGAACTATCGCGACGCCGCCGACCGGGTGATTCCACTGGTGGTCTGCGAACCCTGA
- a CDS encoding SDR family oxidoreductase, with amino-acid sequence MGLLDGRVVIVTGAGGGLGRAHALAFAAEGARVVVNDIGVGLDGSAAGGGSAAQGVVDEIVSAGGEAVTSGANVADWAQAEGLIQTAVDAFGGLDVLVNNAGIVRDRMFANTSEEEFDAVTAVHLKGHFATMKHAAAYWRAQSKAGNPVDARIINTSSGAGLQGSVGQANYSAAKAGIAALTLVASAEMGRYGVTVNAIAPSARTRMTETVFADMMSTQESAFDAMAPENVSPLLVWLGSVESREVTGRVFEVEGGIIRVAEGWARGGEVDKGARWDPAELGPVVSDLLAKSRTPLPVFGA; translated from the coding sequence ATGGGACTGCTTGACGGACGTGTGGTCATCGTGACGGGCGCGGGTGGCGGCCTCGGCCGGGCGCACGCCCTGGCATTCGCCGCTGAGGGCGCTCGTGTCGTGGTCAACGACATCGGTGTGGGACTCGACGGATCGGCCGCAGGTGGCGGTAGCGCCGCGCAGGGCGTCGTCGATGAGATCGTCTCCGCCGGTGGGGAAGCCGTCACCAGCGGGGCGAACGTCGCCGACTGGGCGCAGGCCGAGGGTCTGATCCAGACCGCCGTCGACGCGTTCGGTGGGCTCGACGTGTTGGTCAACAACGCAGGTATCGTGCGGGACCGGATGTTCGCCAACACCAGCGAGGAGGAGTTCGACGCCGTCACGGCGGTTCACCTCAAGGGACACTTCGCCACGATGAAACACGCCGCTGCGTACTGGCGGGCGCAGTCCAAGGCGGGGAACCCGGTCGACGCGCGCATCATCAACACCAGCAGCGGTGCCGGTCTGCAGGGCAGCGTGGGGCAGGCCAACTACAGTGCCGCCAAGGCGGGTATCGCCGCGCTGACACTGGTCGCCTCCGCCGAGATGGGCCGCTACGGCGTCACCGTCAACGCCATCGCACCGTCGGCACGCACCCGAATGACCGAGACCGTGTTCGCCGACATGATGTCGACGCAGGAGTCCGCGTTCGACGCCATGGCACCGGAGAACGTCTCACCGCTGTTGGTGTGGCTCGGCAGTGTCGAGTCCCGTGAGGTCACCGGCCGCGTGTTCGAGGTCGAGGGCGGCATCATCCGCGTCGCCGAGGGCTGGGCGCGCGGGGGCGAGGTGGACAAGGGTGCCCGTTGGGATCCCGCCGAACTCGGTCCCGTGGTGTCGGACCTGCTGGCGAAGTCCCGGACGCCACTGCCGGTCTTCGGGGCCTGA
- a CDS encoding steroid 3-ketoacyl-CoA thiolase, with protein sequence MGNPVIVEATRSPIGKRNGWLSGLHATELLGEVQKALVAKAGIDAGDVEQLIGGCVTQFGEQSNNITRVAWLTAGLPEHVGATTVDCQCGSAQQANHLVHGLIAGGAIDIGIACGIEAMSRVGLGANAGPDRSIIRAASWDIDMPDQFTAAERIAKRRGITREDIDAFGFASQQKAKVAWAEGRFDREISPIVAPVLDENKRPTSERAPVTRDQGLRETTLEGLAALKPVMEGAIHTAGTSSQISDGAAAVLWMDEDKAKALGLKPRARIVSQANVGSEAYYHLDGPVQSTAKVLEKAGMKMGDIDIVEINEAFASVVLSWARVHNPDMDKVNVNGGAIALGHPVGSTGARLITTALHELERTDKSTALITMCAGGALSTGTIIERI encoded by the coding sequence GTGGGTAACCCTGTCATCGTCGAAGCCACTCGCAGCCCCATCGGCAAGCGCAACGGTTGGCTATCCGGATTGCACGCGACCGAACTCCTGGGCGAGGTCCAGAAGGCTCTAGTGGCCAAGGCCGGCATCGACGCCGGTGACGTCGAGCAGCTCATCGGCGGCTGCGTCACCCAGTTCGGTGAGCAGTCCAACAACATCACCCGGGTCGCCTGGCTGACCGCGGGCCTGCCCGAGCACGTCGGTGCCACCACGGTGGACTGCCAGTGCGGCAGCGCGCAGCAGGCCAACCATCTGGTCCACGGCCTCATCGCGGGCGGCGCGATCGATATCGGCATCGCCTGCGGCATCGAGGCGATGAGCCGCGTGGGCCTCGGCGCCAACGCGGGACCGGACCGCTCGATCATTCGGGCCGCGTCCTGGGATATCGACATGCCCGATCAGTTCACCGCCGCCGAGCGGATCGCCAAGCGGCGCGGAATCACCCGTGAGGACATCGACGCGTTCGGCTTCGCCTCGCAGCAGAAGGCCAAGGTTGCCTGGGCCGAGGGTCGGTTCGACCGCGAGATCTCGCCCATCGTCGCGCCGGTTCTCGACGAGAACAAGCGGCCGACGTCCGAGCGGGCGCCCGTCACCCGCGACCAGGGACTGCGCGAGACCACGCTTGAGGGCCTGGCGGCGCTGAAGCCCGTCATGGAGGGCGCCATCCACACCGCAGGCACGTCATCGCAGATCTCCGATGGCGCGGCGGCCGTGTTGTGGATGGACGAGGACAAGGCGAAGGCGCTCGGGCTGAAGCCGCGCGCCCGCATCGTCAGTCAGGCCAACGTCGGGTCGGAGGCCTACTACCACCTCGACGGGCCCGTGCAGTCGACCGCCAAGGTGCTGGAGAAGGCCGGCATGAAGATGGGCGACATCGACATCGTCGAGATCAACGAGGCCTTCGCATCGGTGGTCCTGTCGTGGGCCCGGGTGCACAACCCGGACATGGACAAGGTGAACGTCAACGGCGGTGCCATCGCGCTCGGTCACCCGGTCGGCAGCACCGGTGCCCGCCTGATCACCACGGCGCTGCATGAGTTGGAGCGCACCGACAAGAGCACCGCTCTCATCACGATGTGCGCGGGCGGCGCACTGTCCACCGGCACGATCATCGAGCGAATCTAA
- the echA20 gene encoding (7aS)-7a-methyl-1,5-dioxo-2,3,5,6,7,7a-hexahydro-1H-indene-carboxyl-CoA hydrolase has protein sequence MTITTKTVEPGIVSVTVDYPKVNAIPSRGWFELGDAITAAGRDRSTHVVILRAEGRGFNAGVDIKEMQNTEGFTALIDANRGCFHAFRSVYECEVPVVAAVNGFCVGGGIGLVGNADVIVASDDATFGLPEVERGALGAATHLSRLVPQHMMRRLFYTAATVDAQTLHHFGSVHEVVPRADLDESALRVARDIASKDTRVIRAAKEALNYIDVQPVNARYRMEQGFTFELNLAGVSDEHRDAFAGTKKGSEKA, from the coding sequence ATGACGATCACCACCAAAACGGTCGAACCGGGCATCGTCTCGGTCACCGTCGACTATCCGAAGGTCAACGCCATCCCGTCACGGGGATGGTTTGAACTCGGCGACGCCATCACCGCGGCGGGCCGCGACCGCAGCACCCACGTGGTGATCCTGCGCGCCGAGGGCCGCGGCTTCAACGCCGGCGTCGACATCAAGGAGATGCAGAACACCGAGGGCTTCACAGCGCTCATCGACGCCAATCGCGGCTGCTTCCACGCGTTCCGCTCGGTCTACGAGTGCGAGGTGCCGGTCGTCGCGGCCGTCAACGGCTTCTGCGTCGGCGGCGGTATCGGACTGGTCGGCAACGCCGATGTCATCGTCGCCTCCGATGACGCCACGTTCGGGCTGCCGGAGGTGGAACGCGGCGCACTCGGCGCGGCCACCCACCTGTCGCGCCTCGTCCCCCAGCACATGATGCGGCGACTGTTCTACACAGCCGCCACCGTGGATGCGCAGACCCTGCATCACTTCGGCTCGGTGCACGAGGTGGTGCCGCGCGCGGACCTCGACGAGTCCGCGCTTCGGGTGGCTCGCGACATCGCCAGCAAGGACACCCGGGTGATCCGCGCCGCCAAGGAGGCGCTCAACTACATCGACGTTCAGCCGGTCAACGCCAGGTACCGGATGGAACAGGGCTTCACCTTCGAACTCAACCTGGCCGGGGTGTCCGACGAGCACCGCGATGCGTTCGCAGGAACGAAGAAGGGATCCGAAAAGGCATGA
- a CDS encoding EspA/EspE family type VII secretion system effector, whose translation MGVLDAFTSTWSSARTTFGQGTPQTGEPFDASSQLGQLESDLSAAAPGSRWTGSASAAYDAVNTEHRRVIGELGGLDQRLRTQIDRTAAVVTTGRADLDAVRKWVLDAANAVPRNAAGERMLLPIVQKGLGEVAQIVSRSNGELNAIGAGIRGLDAEYRALGDQRFADGDQRGKDGDKPAEPQDPYEKALREAGLLDGPPPDGYYREWLENAQRQGVPPEVIVDIARRHNITPESFNVLNGMEKVTDKDGKSFFLIPKGTSGEDARKAVLMTYVLNAGTDYGDSPGTKDFAETPYSADEVQRIIDRQEANSWSYDKDVGFVDSNGGRLMTTPNGMLMGLGGNQLQDLYSEAGGSTWGDIFMLNIDDPSDAAQQLKQVAESGQMWYPAEDGNGRQGRLDLDRILHHEERHSQQWADKGYGTMLREYGWEIFREKVLDKTNRLEEDAGLSDGGYH comes from the coding sequence ATGGGTGTGCTCGACGCGTTCACGTCGACCTGGTCGAGCGCGCGGACAACCTTCGGTCAGGGCACACCGCAGACGGGCGAACCATTCGACGCCAGCAGCCAACTCGGCCAACTCGAATCCGACCTGAGCGCAGCGGCGCCCGGATCCCGGTGGACGGGTTCGGCGTCCGCTGCATATGACGCGGTCAACACCGAGCACCGTCGGGTGATCGGCGAACTCGGAGGTCTGGACCAGCGCCTGCGCACTCAGATCGACAGGACAGCTGCGGTGGTCACCACCGGACGGGCCGACCTCGACGCGGTCCGCAAGTGGGTGCTGGATGCGGCCAACGCGGTTCCCCGCAACGCGGCCGGCGAGCGGATGCTGCTGCCGATCGTCCAGAAGGGCCTCGGTGAGGTCGCCCAGATCGTCTCGCGGTCCAACGGCGAGCTGAACGCCATCGGTGCCGGGATCCGCGGCCTCGACGCGGAGTACCGGGCCCTGGGCGACCAGAGATTCGCGGACGGCGATCAGCGCGGCAAGGACGGTGACAAGCCCGCCGAACCCCAGGACCCGTATGAGAAGGCCCTGCGCGAGGCGGGTCTGCTCGACGGCCCACCGCCGGATGGCTACTACCGGGAATGGCTCGAGAACGCCCAACGCCAGGGTGTGCCACCGGAGGTCATCGTCGACATCGCCCGCCGACACAACATCACCCCGGAGAGCTTCAACGTGCTCAACGGTATGGAGAAGGTCACCGACAAGGACGGCAAGTCGTTCTTCCTCATCCCCAAGGGCACCTCGGGTGAGGATGCGCGCAAGGCGGTCCTGATGACCTATGTCCTCAACGCGGGCACCGACTATGGCGATTCACCGGGCACGAAGGACTTCGCGGAGACCCCGTACTCCGCCGACGAGGTGCAGCGGATCATTGACCGGCAGGAAGCGAACTCCTGGAGTTACGACAAGGACGTCGGCTTCGTGGACAGCAACGGCGGTCGACTAATGACCACGCCGAACGGAATGCTAATGGGGCTCGGCGGCAACCAGTTACAGGACTTGTACAGCGAGGCAGGCGGCTCCACCTGGGGTGACATCTTCATGCTGAACATCGACGACCCCAGTGATGCCGCGCAGCAACTCAAACAGGTCGCCGAGTCCGGCCAGATGTGGTACCCGGCGGAGGACGGCAATGGGCGCCAGGGCCGGCTCGATCTCGATCGGATTCTTCATCACGAGGAACGCCATTCACAGCAGTGGGCCGACAAGGGTTACGGCACCATGCTCAGGGAGTACGGCTGGGAGATCTTCCGCGAGAAGGTCCTCGACAAGACCAACAGACTCGAAGAGGACGCCGGGCTGTCCGACGGGGGGTATCACTGA
- a CDS encoding nitroreductase family deazaflavin-dependent oxidoreductase, with amino-acid sequence MPKSRPKYMDTAFGDFAVKWMSRINTFMYRRNKGEGLGGNFQGIPVALLTTIGRKTGEPRVSPLYFLRDGDRVIVAASKGGSDKHPMWYLNLRANPKVTVEIKDEKLVLTAREATEDERNLYWPKLVAMYPTYDDYQSWTERKIPLVVCEPA; translated from the coding sequence ATGCCGAAATCACGCCCCAAGTACATGGACACCGCGTTCGGCGACTTCGCCGTGAAGTGGATGTCTCGCATCAACACCTTCATGTACCGCCGCAACAAGGGCGAGGGCCTCGGCGGCAACTTCCAGGGCATCCCGGTCGCGCTGCTGACCACCATCGGCCGCAAGACCGGCGAGCCACGCGTCAGCCCGCTGTACTTCCTTCGCGACGGCGACCGCGTGATCGTGGCCGCCTCCAAGGGCGGCAGCGACAAACACCCCATGTGGTACCTGAACCTGCGCGCCAACCCGAAGGTCACCGTCGAGATCAAGGACGAGAAGCTCGTCCTGACCGCCCGCGAGGCCACCGAGGATGAGCGGAACCTGTACTGGCCCAAGCTCGTCGCGATGTACCCGACCTACGACGACTACCAGTCCTGGACCGAGCGCAAGATCCCGCTGGTGGTCTGCGAGCCGGCATGA